The following are encoded together in the Pseudomonadota bacterium genome:
- a CDS encoding GTP-binding protein: MAKKKYERTKPHVNIGTIGHIDHGKTTLTSAITRYLSKAGMA, from the coding sequence ATGGCTAAGAAAAAGTATGAAAGAACAAAACCCCATGTAAATATCGGAACCATAGGACATATAGATCATGGGAAAACCACACTCACATCTGCCATTACCCGGTATCTTTCCAAAGCAGGAATGGCGA